From the genome of Clostridium sp. BNL1100, one region includes:
- the holB gene encoding DNA polymerase III subunit delta', producing the protein MLGHQRILSALRAAVQKDNVSHAYIFEGPDGVGKRDTALKFASMLMCSEDQFPCGGCKSCQLYKEASNPDFHEIIQKDKSISVEEIRNILKGLVIRPLYSKYKVIVINDADAMTIQAQNALLKSLEEPPPYVVFILTVQSSAAVAQTIRSRCQRILFNRLSHEDVMEILESSYGLRKPDWEFIVSYADGVAGTALELAESPHYLELREEVLEFTSKLVSAEDADLFKFYETFERNNDRVDYVLHVILLYFRDLLIYKETGDTSLLINSDKKDMIIRNVGLSFSHVLKCIQAVWDARRGLDSNANFQLAIEVMLMKIKQANNT; encoded by the coding sequence ATGTTAGGGCACCAAAGAATACTATCCGCATTAAGAGCTGCAGTACAAAAAGATAATGTAAGTCATGCATATATATTTGAAGGCCCGGATGGAGTTGGAAAAAGAGATACTGCACTGAAATTTGCCTCAATGCTAATGTGCAGTGAGGACCAATTCCCGTGCGGGGGATGTAAATCATGTCAGTTATACAAGGAAGCCTCAAATCCGGATTTTCACGAAATAATTCAAAAAGATAAAAGCATCAGCGTCGAGGAGATAAGAAATATATTAAAAGGACTTGTTATAAGGCCTCTTTATTCCAAATACAAGGTAATTGTCATAAACGATGCTGATGCTATGACTATTCAGGCCCAAAATGCACTATTAAAATCTCTGGAAGAGCCGCCTCCATATGTAGTATTTATATTAACAGTCCAATCTTCGGCGGCAGTAGCACAAACTATACGTTCCAGATGTCAGAGAATACTATTTAACAGATTATCCCATGAAGACGTTATGGAAATTCTTGAGTCAAGCTATGGGCTTAGAAAACCTGACTGGGAATTTATCGTTTCATATGCTGACGGTGTGGCAGGTACGGCATTGGAGCTTGCAGAATCGCCCCATTACCTTGAATTAAGGGAAGAAGTACTGGAGTTTACTTCAAAGCTTGTATCAGCGGAAGACGCTGACTTGTTTAAGTTTTATGAAACGTTTGAAAGAAATAATGACAGGGTAGACTATGTACTGCATGTAATATTATTGTATTTCAGGGATTTACTAATTTACAAGGAGACTGGTGATACAAGTCTATTGATAAATTCAGATAAAAAAGATATGATTATTAGGAATGTGGGACTATCTTTTTCACATGTTTTAAAATGCATACAGGCGGTCTGGGATGCCCGTAGGGGCTTGGACAGTAATGCCAATTTCCAGCTTGCCATAGAAGTTATGCTTATGAAAATTAAACAGGCAAATAATACGTAA
- a CDS encoding stage 0 sporulation family protein produces the protein MVKVVGVRFKKAGKIYYFDPGELVIDLNQNVIVETARGIEFGLVVVPNREVDESEIVAPLKKVIRIATEEDVAHAQENDRKEKDAFNICLQKINDHKLEMKLIDVEYTFDNNKVLFYFTADGRVDFRELVKDLASVFKTRIELRQIGVRDESKMMGGIGICGRVLCCNSFLGEFQPVSIKMAKEQSLSLNPTKISGTCGRLMCCLKYEQEAYEDLLARVPKVGAIVETPEGQGTVVEVILLKEILKVKLDIGNESDLRVYNFKDGEIKVIKDATTSDDNDIDLEALKQLED, from the coding sequence ATGGTAAAGGTTGTAGGAGTTAGGTTTAAAAAAGCAGGCAAGATATACTATTTTGATCCCGGCGAATTAGTGATAGATCTGAACCAGAATGTCATAGTTGAAACTGCAAGGGGAATAGAATTCGGATTGGTTGTTGTTCCGAACAGAGAAGTGGACGAGTCTGAGATAGTTGCTCCGCTGAAAAAGGTTATCAGAATAGCAACCGAAGAAGATGTTGCCCATGCTCAGGAAAATGATAGAAAAGAAAAAGATGCATTTAACATATGCCTGCAAAAAATTAACGACCACAAATTGGAAATGAAGCTTATAGATGTAGAATATACATTCGACAACAACAAGGTCTTGTTTTATTTTACAGCAGATGGAAGAGTTGATTTCCGAGAGCTTGTAAAGGATTTGGCATCAGTTTTTAAAACCAGAATAGAGCTTCGCCAGATTGGTGTAAGAGACGAGTCGAAGATGATGGGTGGAATAGGAATATGCGGAAGAGTACTATGCTGTAATTCATTTTTAGGAGAATTCCAGCCTGTTTCAATAAAAATGGCAAAGGAACAGTCCTTGTCCCTGAATCCAACCAAAATTTCAGGCACTTGCGGAAGACTTATGTGCTGTCTCAAATATGAACAGGAGGCATATGAGGATCTTCTTGCCAGAGTTCCTAAAGTTGGTGCTATAGTTGAAACTCCTGAAGGACAGGGAACTGTTGTGGAAGTAATATTATTAAAGGAAATTCTTAAAGTCAAACTGGACATTGGTAATGAATCCGATTTGAGAGTATATAATTTCAAGGATGGAGAAATCAAAGTAATAAAAGACGCAACAACCAGCGACGACAATGATATAGACCTTGAAGCCCTTAAACAACTGGAAGATTAA
- a CDS encoding 4Fe-4S binding protein yields MAYSISDACISCGACESECPVSCITAGDSIYVIDEDTCIECGACANVCPVDAPQQK; encoded by the coding sequence ATGGCATATTCAATAAGTGATGCTTGTATTAGCTGTGGGGCATGTGAATCAGAGTGTCCAGTATCATGCATAACTGCTGGAGATAGTATTTATGTAATTGATGAGGATACTTGTATAGAATGTGGCGCATGTGCAAACGTATGTCCTGTTGATGCTCCTCAACAGAAATAA
- a CDS encoding tRNA1(Val) (adenine(37)-N6)-methyltransferase codes for MVTIKEKERIDDLQLNGLKLIQNTEKFCFGVDAVLLSDFADVKRNNKVLDIGTGTGIIPVLLAGKTKAAKIVGLEIQEEMAEMASRSVLMNQLSDRLEIVQGDIKLYREYFGRSSFDVVVSNPPYTNKGCGLVNPLDSKAISRHEILCSLEDVVSAAAALLVPGGQLAMVHRPERLADIICCMRNKGIEPKYLRMVHPKPGKKPNMLLIKGNRGGNPELKVMEPLYVYNSDGTYSDEINKIYGREEERQIERKG; via the coding sequence TTGGTTACTATTAAGGAAAAAGAACGTATTGACGACCTACAGCTCAACGGGCTCAAGCTTATACAAAATACAGAAAAATTCTGTTTTGGAGTGGATGCGGTACTGCTGTCTGATTTTGCTGATGTTAAGAGAAACAACAAAGTTCTTGATATAGGAACGGGAACAGGGATAATACCGGTACTTCTGGCGGGGAAAACAAAGGCAGCCAAGATTGTTGGCCTTGAGATTCAGGAAGAAATGGCTGAGATGGCCTCCAGAAGTGTACTCATGAATCAACTTTCGGATAGGCTTGAGATAGTACAGGGTGATATAAAACTTTACCGGGAGTATTTTGGAAGATCCAGTTTTGATGTTGTAGTTTCCAATCCTCCTTACACCAATAAGGGCTGCGGACTGGTAAATCCCCTAGACAGCAAGGCAATTTCCCGGCATGAGATTTTATGCAGTCTGGAGGATGTTGTAAGTGCGGCTGCGGCATTACTGGTGCCGGGCGGACAACTTGCAATGGTACACAGGCCCGAAAGACTGGCGGATATAATATGCTGTATGAGGAATAAAGGGATTGAGCCAAAATATTTAAGAATGGTACACCCAAAACCCGGCAAGAAACCAAACATGCTGCTTATTAAGGGAAACAGAGGGGGCAACCCTGAACTTAAGGTAATGGAACCGTTATATGTATATAACTCGGACGGAACATACTCGGATGAGATAAATAAAATATATGGAAGAGAAGAGGAAAGACAAATTGAGCGAAAAGGGTAA
- the rsmI gene encoding 16S rRNA (cytidine(1402)-2'-O)-methyltransferase, translating to MSEKGKLYLVATPIGNLQDITFRAINTLKEVDFIAAEDTRQTIKLLNHFEIKKPLVSYYEHNKVVKGNYLIEQLLLGKNIALVSDAGSPGISDPGEDLVKLAIENKVEVTMIPGPVAAVTGLVISGLPAGRFVFEGFLPMNKRSRQERLQQLKNETRTIIFYEAPHKLPYTLKDMYNAWGDRRIALARELTKRFEEVIRCSLLEAMERFQEEAPKGEFVVIIEGQDEELLAEQERDKYSEISIEDHVNRYIEEGLTKKDAIKKAAEDRGLNKRDVYNAVMKK from the coding sequence TTGAGCGAAAAGGGTAAACTTTATCTGGTAGCAACACCTATTGGTAACCTGCAGGATATAACTTTCAGAGCAATAAACACCCTAAAAGAAGTTGACTTTATAGCAGCAGAGGATACCAGACAGACAATCAAGCTTTTAAATCATTTTGAGATAAAAAAACCTCTTGTTAGCTATTATGAGCATAACAAGGTAGTAAAGGGCAACTATCTGATAGAACAGCTGCTTCTTGGCAAAAACATTGCTCTGGTATCTGATGCGGGAAGCCCGGGAATATCGGACCCCGGAGAGGATTTAGTTAAGCTTGCAATAGAAAACAAAGTTGAAGTCACAATGATTCCCGGGCCGGTTGCAGCGGTTACAGGGCTGGTTATATCCGGGCTGCCTGCCGGAAGATTTGTATTTGAAGGCTTTCTTCCCATGAATAAGCGGTCTAGACAGGAAAGACTTCAACAGTTGAAAAATGAAACAAGGACAATTATATTTTATGAAGCTCCTCATAAACTGCCATATACATTAAAAGATATGTATAATGCTTGGGGGGACAGAAGGATAGCCCTTGCAAGAGAGCTTACCAAAAGATTTGAAGAGGTCATAAGATGCAGCTTATTGGAAGCAATGGAACGGTTTCAGGAAGAAGCTCCAAAAGGTGAGTTTGTTGTCATAATTGAGGGACAGGATGAAGAGTTGCTTGCTGAGCAGGAACGTGACAAATACTCTGAAATCAGTATAGAAGACCATGTAAACAGATACATTGAAGAGGGACTTACAAAAAAGGATGCCATAAAAAAAGCCGCTGAGGACAGGGGCTTAAATAAAAGAGACGTATATAATGCCGTAATGAAAAAATAA
- a CDS encoding AbrB/MazE/SpoVT family DNA-binding domain-containing protein — protein MLMKSTGIVRKVDELGRVVLPIELRRTLDIAEKDALEIYVDEATIILKKYEPACIFCGNAKDVIVYKGKNICPECMKELKK, from the coding sequence ATTTTGATGAAATCTACTGGTATTGTAAGAAAAGTTGATGAGCTGGGAAGAGTTGTTCTTCCAATCGAGCTCCGCAGAACATTGGACATCGCAGAAAAGGATGCTTTAGAAATCTACGTTGATGAGGCAACCATTATATTGAAGAAATATGAGCCTGCATGTATCTTCTGTGGTAATGCCAAGGATGTAATCGTATACAAGGGTAAGAATATCTGCCCTGAGTGTATGAAAGAACTAAAGAAGTAA
- a CDS encoding nucleoside recognition domain-containing protein encodes MLNYIWIGLLMIGFAFGIVNGRLDDVTKAAMDSAQTAITVCVGLLGVMCLWTGLMKIAEKSGLIRIIGRAVRPVLRFLFPEIPKDHPALGAIVMNLVANFLGLGNAATPLGLKAMKELQSINKDKKTATNAMCMFLVLNTAAIQLVPANIIALRTSEGSKKPAEIIICIWIASVCATIMGIIAAKMLSAVWKKDN; translated from the coding sequence ATGCTTAATTATATTTGGATTGGGCTGTTAATGATAGGGTTTGCATTCGGGATAGTAAATGGCAGACTTGATGATGTAACAAAGGCTGCAATGGATTCTGCCCAGACTGCTATCACTGTATGTGTAGGCTTGTTGGGGGTTATGTGCCTTTGGACGGGGTTGATGAAAATAGCCGAAAAAAGCGGACTTATCAGAATAATAGGACGTGCAGTAAGGCCGGTTTTAAGGTTCCTTTTTCCCGAAATACCAAAAGATCATCCGGCTTTAGGAGCTATAGTAATGAATCTTGTTGCAAATTTTCTTGGTTTGGGAAATGCTGCTACACCATTAGGGCTAAAGGCTATGAAGGAGTTGCAGAGTATAAATAAGGATAAAAAAACAGCTACCAATGCCATGTGTATGTTTCTGGTCCTAAATACGGCAGCAATTCAACTGGTACCTGCAAATATAATTGCACTCAGAACCTCTGAGGGCTCGAAAAAACCTGCTGAAATAATCATTTGCATATGGATTGCGTCTGTCTGTGCAACTATCATGGGTATTATAGCGGCAAAGATGCTGTCAGCAGTATGGAAAAAAGACAATTAG
- a CDS encoding spore maturation protein translates to MGLIRHLSDYAVPAIFVVILGVAVLRKVKAYDVFVEGAKDGIDTIIKIIPSLVGLLVAVGVFKASGAMDSLILLLRPVTDLLGMPPQVAPLALLRPISGSASFAFVTEIIKSFGPDSYAGRVAATMMGSTETIFYTLAVYYGSVGIKNIRYTLIAAIMADIISVIASVWACQFIFG, encoded by the coding sequence ATGGGTTTAATTAGGCACTTGTCCGACTACGCTGTTCCGGCAATATTTGTAGTAATACTTGGGGTGGCAGTATTAAGAAAAGTAAAAGCTTATGATGTATTTGTAGAAGGTGCAAAGGACGGAATAGACACAATAATAAAAATAATTCCCTCACTGGTAGGACTTTTGGTTGCAGTAGGAGTTTTCAAGGCGTCCGGAGCTATGGATAGTCTGATACTTCTGCTGAGGCCTGTAACAGATTTACTGGGGATGCCTCCACAGGTTGCACCGCTGGCATTACTACGTCCCATATCAGGAAGTGCGTCCTTTGCCTTTGTAACGGAGATTATCAAATCCTTTGGGCCGGACTCATATGCCGGAAGGGTTGCAGCTACAATGATGGGGTCAACAGAAACAATTTTTTATACTCTGGCGGTTTATTACGGTTCGGTAGGAATAAAAAATATCAGGTATACCCTTATCGCTGCCATAATGGCTGATATTATAAGTGTTATTGCATCTGTGTGGGCCTGCCAATTTATATTCGGCTAG
- a CDS encoding DUF2600 family protein, giving the protein MRNIIGSMRFINRYVKRINPIVEKKSEEYYNYTGRIVKYNIKKNAVEALKQSSLDMAVSSVCTFWPGVNVNLASEVIFSFMAVVRYLNKICENSSVVTEAFIRVVFSSLKDAANIRNESFEKYFTFFPSKDDNGYLSILVEKCRQKIQLLPSYDVVRDSISAYLALYIDLQVTKYSSNDNEKEVNLIRWSTAHGQKYPDLTNWEFCMCIDSGLDILLLLSLATNPNLCEEDAENINTAFFPWISCIHKILECYLKYNDDLSSGSLNYVFYYGSLKEYEDRIKFFTDKALSVRTGYRSNIKSVLKILLSLFITDPKASEGMNKITSKGLYKSGGKGMWLYALSAKILRFLNKF; this is encoded by the coding sequence ATGAGAAACATCATAGGCTCTATGCGTTTCATAAACAGATACGTTAAAAGAATAAATCCCATCGTCGAGAAAAAGTCCGAAGAGTATTACAATTATACCGGGCGTATAGTAAAATACAATATCAAAAAAAATGCTGTGGAAGCCTTGAAACAAAGTAGTCTTGATATGGCTGTTTCATCGGTTTGCACTTTTTGGCCGGGTGTTAATGTCAATCTTGCTTCAGAGGTTATTTTTTCGTTTATGGCTGTTGTACGCTACCTGAATAAAATCTGTGAAAATTCATCTGTTGTAACTGAGGCTTTTATCAGAGTAGTGTTTTCTTCATTAAAAGATGCTGCAAATATACGTAATGAATCCTTTGAGAAATATTTTACCTTTTTCCCTTCAAAGGATGATAATGGCTATCTAAGTATTCTTGTTGAAAAGTGCCGTCAAAAAATTCAGCTTCTGCCTTCATATGATGTTGTCAGAGACTCTATATCTGCATATCTTGCATTGTACATAGACCTTCAGGTAACAAAATACTCCTCCAACGACAATGAAAAGGAAGTAAACCTGATTAGATGGAGTACGGCACACGGTCAGAAATATCCCGACCTGACCAACTGGGAATTCTGTATGTGTATAGATTCTGGACTTGATATACTGCTTCTTCTGTCCCTTGCAACGAATCCCAATTTGTGTGAGGAGGATGCCGAAAACATTAACACCGCATTCTTCCCATGGATAAGCTGTATACATAAGATTTTGGAATGCTACCTCAAATATAATGACGATCTTTCTTCCGGTAGCCTAAACTATGTTTTTTATTACGGGAGTCTCAAAGAATACGAGGATAGAATTAAATTCTTTACCGACAAAGCTCTGTCTGTCAGAACCGGGTACAGAAGCAATATAAAATCGGTGCTCAAAATTCTTTTGAGCTTGTTTATCACTGACCCCAAAGCAAGCGAAGGTATGAACAAAATTACAAGCAAAGGATTGTATAAATCAGGTGGAAAAGGTATGTGGCTATATGCCCTATCCGCTAAAATCCTAAGATTTCTAAATAAGTTCTAG
- a CDS encoding TatD family hydrolase: MIFDTHAHYDDDKFDEDRDSLLQELHSNGIAYILNASADINSLDASIELSGKYDFVYAALGIHPHYAEEMNEEVIEKIKKLAQNSKVVAIGEIGLDYYYDNSPRDIQRYWFERQIELAKELQLPIIIHDRDAHEDTVNIIKKTDAQQVGGIFHCFSGSREMALDMLKHNLYIAVGGAVTFKNSRRIKEVVEAVPLDKLVVETDCPYLTPEPYRGKRNNSGYLVHIVEKIAEIKGVGMDEVAETTLINAKKVFKII, from the coding sequence TTGATATTTGATACACATGCACATTATGATGATGATAAATTTGATGAGGACAGGGACAGTCTTCTTCAGGAACTTCACAGCAATGGGATAGCATATATCCTCAATGCTTCGGCCGATATTAATTCTCTTGATGCTTCTATAGAGCTTTCCGGCAAATATGACTTTGTATATGCTGCTTTGGGTATACATCCTCACTATGCGGAAGAGATGAATGAGGAAGTAATTGAAAAGATAAAAAAATTAGCCCAAAACAGTAAAGTTGTCGCAATCGGAGAGATTGGACTTGATTATTATTACGATAATTCACCAAGAGATATCCAAAGGTATTGGTTTGAGAGACAGATTGAGCTGGCAAAGGAACTTCAACTGCCTATAATAATTCATGACAGGGATGCACACGAAGACACTGTGAACATTATCAAAAAAACAGATGCACAGCAGGTGGGAGGCATATTCCATTGCTTTTCCGGAAGCAGGGAAATGGCGTTGGATATGCTAAAACACAATTTATATATTGCGGTTGGAGGAGCGGTAACCTTTAAGAATTCCAGAAGAATAAAAGAGGTTGTTGAAGCTGTCCCGCTGGACAAACTTGTTGTTGAAACAGACTGTCCATACCTTACACCGGAACCTTACAGGGGCAAACGCAATAATTCCGGATATTTGGTTCACATAGTAGAAAAAATCGCTGAAATTAAAGGTGTAGGCATGGATGAAGTAGCTGAAACTACACTCATTAATGCGAAAAAGGTTTTCAAAATAATATAG
- a CDS encoding 3D domain-containing protein has product MIPIAKNIKRYFSKLKIRSLDVAIICIVVVISVTAGFAVFNGLNRHVVINDNGHTTAIKTMKVTVKEVLEQTGIKVDKADYVSMPFDAKLTKIHQNVINIKRAVPVSIKVDGKELDVKTYKDTVSEVLKDNNISVDSDDRFVGSQLGDKIVSNMNISIVRVEEKTITETSSIPFKTITKDSNRLDKGVRNTVRQGKEGVREKLYKVVFEDGKQTAKQLVKDFISKNPLNCIVEVGTVLNYETSRGETIRFSKVMNMRATSYTASFTDTGKRPGEPGFGITATGARVKRGIIAVDPSVIPLGTRVYIEVPGKAADYGYAVAADTGGAIKGNKIDVYLESGSQVDAWGVKKVKVYILK; this is encoded by the coding sequence ATGATACCGATTGCGAAGAATATTAAAAGGTATTTTTCTAAACTAAAAATCAGATCATTGGATGTTGCAATAATATGTATTGTCGTTGTTATATCCGTTACAGCGGGGTTCGCAGTTTTTAACGGACTCAATAGGCACGTTGTAATCAACGATAATGGGCATACCACTGCAATAAAGACAATGAAAGTAACAGTGAAAGAGGTATTGGAGCAGACAGGCATCAAAGTTGACAAAGCAGATTACGTTAGTATGCCGTTTGACGCGAAGCTCACAAAGATTCATCAGAATGTCATAAATATAAAAAGAGCGGTACCTGTTTCAATTAAGGTTGATGGGAAAGAGCTGGACGTAAAAACATATAAGGATACGGTTAGTGAAGTTTTAAAAGATAATAATATCAGTGTAGATTCGGATGACAGATTTGTAGGGTCTCAATTAGGAGACAAAATCGTATCAAATATGAATATATCAATTGTCCGTGTAGAGGAGAAAACAATCACGGAGACATCGTCTATTCCATTTAAAACCATTACAAAAGATAGCAACCGATTAGATAAGGGAGTACGAAATACAGTCAGACAAGGAAAAGAAGGCGTCAGAGAAAAGTTATACAAGGTAGTTTTTGAGGATGGAAAGCAGACCGCTAAACAGCTTGTAAAGGATTTTATATCTAAAAATCCTTTAAATTGCATTGTTGAAGTTGGTACGGTTTTAAACTACGAGACATCTAGAGGCGAAACAATAAGATTTTCAAAGGTGATGAATATGAGGGCAACCTCGTATACCGCTTCTTTTACAGACACAGGTAAAAGGCCCGGAGAACCCGGGTTTGGTATTACAGCTACAGGTGCTAGAGTAAAAAGGGGTATAATAGCAGTAGACCCCAGTGTAATACCCTTGGGAACAAGAGTATATATAGAGGTTCCCGGGAAGGCAGCCGATTATGGATATGCGGTTGCGGCAGATACAGGAGGAGCAATAAAAGGCAACAAAATTGATGTTTATCTTGAATCAGGCAGTCAAGTTGATGCCTGGGGTGTAAAGAAAGTAAAAGTTTATATACTGAAATAG
- the rsmA gene encoding 16S rRNA (adenine(1518)-N(6)/adenine(1519)-N(6))-dimethyltransferase RsmA produces MIKNNTSEIIKKHGLKLTKALGQNFLTDFSVVQRIVDASDMDKDTLAIEIGPGVGSMTRELAARSAGVAAIEIDKRLIPALNDNLSDYSNVSIINQDIMKADIDAIIKEYRELYNAKSVKVVANLPYYITTPIIMRFLEEVKGVDKMVFMVQKEVAERMVSGPGTKDYGALSVAVQFYSNPKIIFDVPPHCFIPQPEVHSTIIGLDILSEPPVEVADRNLYFKIVKASFGQRRKTLVNALANSGFFNKSKEQIKQILEQMGLNENIRGEVLTVAQFAQLSNLILK; encoded by the coding sequence ATGATTAAAAACAATACGTCTGAGATAATAAAAAAACACGGGTTAAAGCTTACAAAGGCCTTGGGCCAGAACTTTCTTACTGACTTCAGTGTGGTGCAAAGAATAGTTGATGCATCTGATATGGATAAAGATACACTTGCAATAGAAATAGGGCCGGGTGTGGGAAGCATGACCCGTGAGCTGGCAGCAAGGTCTGCCGGGGTAGCTGCAATAGAGATAGACAAAAGGCTCATTCCTGCCTTAAATGATAACTTAAGCGATTATTCAAACGTCAGCATAATCAACCAAGATATAATGAAAGCGGATATTGATGCAATTATAAAGGAGTACAGAGAATTATACAATGCAAAAAGCGTAAAGGTTGTTGCAAACCTGCCATATTACATTACTACACCAATAATTATGCGTTTTCTGGAAGAAGTAAAAGGCGTTGATAAGATGGTTTTCATGGTACAGAAGGAAGTTGCCGAAAGAATGGTTTCAGGCCCCGGTACCAAGGATTACGGAGCTCTTTCGGTAGCAGTCCAGTTTTACTCAAACCCTAAAATAATATTCGATGTTCCTCCACACTGTTTTATTCCCCAACCGGAGGTACATTCAACAATAATAGGACTGGATATATTAAGTGAGCCTCCTGTAGAAGTTGCTGACCGCAACCTTTATTTCAAAATAGTAAAGGCCTCCTTCGGGCAAAGAAGGAAGACCCTTGTGAATGCATTAGCCAATTCGGGATTTTTTAATAAAAGCAAGGAGCAGATTAAACAAATACTTGAACAAATGGGACTAAATGAAAATATCAGAGGAGAAGTTTTAACGGTCGCACAGTTTGCACAGCTTTCAAACCTGATTCTAAAATAA
- a CDS encoding bacteriohemerythrin, whose amino-acid sequence MAIKWRDSLAIGITEIDDQHKKLFEAIDKLFTACIQGKGKEEVVNTIKFLEDYTIVHFTDEQEMHKKYNYPERDAHRKIHDNFLKNFEKLKEQFEQEGASPLFISTINKQVVDWLIQHIGKADKAFAAFVKG is encoded by the coding sequence ATGGCTATAAAATGGAGAGACAGCCTTGCTATAGGAATAACTGAAATAGATGACCAGCACAAAAAACTTTTTGAAGCTATTGATAAGCTTTTTACAGCATGTATACAGGGAAAAGGAAAAGAGGAAGTTGTCAACACCATTAAGTTTCTTGAGGACTATACAATAGTTCATTTTACTGATGAGCAGGAAATGCACAAAAAGTACAACTATCCTGAAAGAGATGCCCACAGAAAAATACATGATAATTTTCTTAAAAATTTTGAAAAACTAAAGGAGCAGTTTGAACAGGAAGGTGCCAGTCCACTTTTTATTTCGACAATAAACAAGCAGGTGGTTGATTGGCTTATACAACATATTGGTAAAGCTGATAAGGCATTTGCGGCATTTGTAAAGGGTTAA
- the zapA gene encoding cell division protein ZapA, which produces MTAKNKVVIRIAGKDYTLVGSEPDEYIHKVGLYIDKKMNEIMLRNSSFSTSLAAVLTAINVGDDYFKSKARELSLEKEKDELVSEMEKLKSEVEQLREQNEELAAKNTSLQVELAKREAELGEVRNSISRDNRVIAQKSLAGYDM; this is translated from the coding sequence TTGACTGCAAAAAACAAAGTTGTTATACGTATAGCCGGCAAGGATTATACTCTGGTTGGAAGTGAACCTGACGAATACATACACAAGGTTGGCCTTTATATTGATAAGAAGATGAACGAGATAATGCTGCGAAACAGCAGCTTTAGCACGTCTTTGGCTGCGGTGCTTACGGCAATTAACGTAGGTGACGATTATTTCAAATCTAAGGCTAGGGAGCTTTCCCTTGAAAAAGAGAAAGACGAGCTTGTCAGTGAAATGGAAAAACTTAAGAGTGAAGTTGAACAACTGAGAGAGCAAAATGAAGAGTTGGCCGCCAAAAACACATCTTTGCAGGTTGAATTGGCAAAGAGAGAGGCTGAACTTGGAGAGGTAAGAAACTCTATAAGCAGGGATAACCGGGTAATCGCTCAGAAAAGCCTTGCAGGATATGACATGTAA